In Edaphobacter dinghuensis, one genomic interval encodes:
- the pheS gene encoding phenylalanine--tRNA ligase subunit alpha, which translates to MNDAIPQLLTYDEAALDSAFAAVAEEVRSGTSALETPDAQEAFRLHWLGRKQGRLKLISEAWLKSAPAEARKPLGIRFNQLKQEIEAALEAPVTATGTTTVRGIDITLPGTVRQPGIAHPLLQTMQEIVRVFHHLGYSTNLGPQVESDFYNFEALNFPQNHPARDTQDTLQIADQGSKASRDRLLMRTHTSPVQIRTMVAQAPPIRIVIPGKVHRNDAADATHSPIFHQVEGLCVDTNITFSDLKGTLDHAMKALFGSNVKTRFFPSFFPFTEPSADVQISCIFCGGKGCRKCKHSGWIELLGCGMVDPAVFASVTEERRKLGLDDDAYNPDRITGFAFGMGVERIAMIQHGISDIGQFYSGDMRFLEQFA; encoded by the coding sequence ATGAACGATGCCATCCCTCAGCTATTGACTTACGATGAAGCCGCGCTCGACAGCGCCTTTGCCGCCGTTGCCGAAGAGGTTCGCAGTGGAACCTCGGCGCTTGAGACCCCTGACGCGCAAGAGGCCTTTAGGCTGCACTGGCTGGGGCGGAAGCAGGGCCGGCTGAAGCTGATCAGCGAGGCGTGGCTGAAGTCGGCTCCGGCAGAGGCGCGTAAGCCACTGGGCATTCGCTTCAATCAGCTCAAGCAGGAGATCGAAGCGGCGCTTGAGGCCCCTGTGACCGCGACTGGAACGACCACCGTGCGTGGAATCGACATCACCCTGCCGGGAACGGTCCGTCAGCCGGGCATCGCTCATCCGCTGCTGCAGACGATGCAGGAGATCGTGCGGGTCTTCCACCATCTTGGCTACTCGACCAACCTGGGGCCGCAGGTGGAGAGCGACTTCTATAACTTCGAGGCGCTGAACTTTCCCCAGAATCATCCGGCGCGGGATACGCAGGATACGTTGCAGATCGCCGATCAGGGATCGAAGGCGAGCCGCGACCGGCTGTTGATGCGCACGCACACCTCGCCGGTACAGATACGGACGATGGTGGCGCAGGCCCCCCCGATCCGCATCGTCATTCCGGGCAAGGTTCATCGCAACGATGCCGCAGACGCAACGCACTCGCCGATCTTTCACCAGGTCGAGGGGCTGTGCGTGGATACAAATATCACCTTCTCCGACCTGAAGGGGACGCTGGACCATGCAATGAAGGCGCTGTTCGGCTCGAACGTCAAGACAAGGTTCTTCCCGAGCTTCTTCCCGTTCACGGAGCCGTCGGCCGATGTGCAGATCTCGTGCATCTTCTGCGGCGGCAAGGGCTGCCGCAAGTGCAAGCACTCGGGCTGGATTGAGCTGCTGGGTTGCGGGATGGTTGATCCGGCCGTCTTTGCCTCGGTAACGGAAGAGCGCCGCAAACTAGGTCTCGATGATGATGCCTACAACCCGGATCGCATCACCGGCTTTGCCTTCGGCATGGGTGTCGAGCGCATTGCCATGATTCAGCATGGCATCTCCGATATTGGGCAGTTCTATTCGGGAGATATGCGCTTTCTGGAGCAATTCGCCTAA
- a CDS encoding PEP-CTERM sorting domain-containing protein, translated as MFTKKAFLHLCLALGVTVLTASGARADELFVGSQNGLCCFNVDLQQLDANDMQVTVSLTDGAQYFVNTGSGNHPGFAFNLLNAPTISISGLSSPWVSGDVNLTSTGTNGPAMGTFDYFITNPGNGANAANDGPLVFTINNASGISYSDFVANSNGYYFAADIMNSAGKTGESGINNPGTMSAVPEPSSLILLGTGILGAAGALRRRLTA; from the coding sequence ATGTTTACCAAAAAGGCTTTTCTCCATCTCTGTCTCGCGTTGGGTGTGACAGTCCTTACCGCTTCAGGTGCAAGAGCGGATGAACTCTTCGTAGGCTCTCAAAATGGCCTCTGCTGCTTCAACGTCGATCTGCAGCAACTCGACGCGAACGATATGCAGGTAACTGTAAGTTTGACGGATGGCGCTCAGTATTTCGTCAATACCGGTTCGGGAAATCATCCGGGGTTCGCGTTCAACCTTCTTAACGCTCCCACCATCTCTATCTCGGGGTTGAGCTCGCCCTGGGTCTCGGGAGATGTGAACCTTACTTCTACAGGAACGAATGGTCCTGCCATGGGAACATTCGACTATTTCATCACCAACCCGGGCAATGGGGCGAACGCAGCCAATGATGGCCCTCTTGTCTTTACGATCAATAATGCTTCGGGAATCTCGTATAGCGATTTTGTCGCGAACAGCAACGGATATTACTTCGCAGCAGACATCATGAACAGCGCCGGGAAAACGGGCGAATCCGGCATCAACAACCCGGGCACAATGAGCGCGGTTCCTGAGCCGTCTTCCCTGATTCTGCTCGGCACAGGCATTCTTGGTGCTGCTGGAGCTCTCCGGCGACGCCTCACTGCCTAG
- the infC gene encoding translation initiation factor IF-3 gives MQTHSEPQSALWRRLIPPIDKRSAKSFIRTNERIRAREVRVIDENGEQLGVMAPFEALKMARERSLDLVEISPNAVPPVCKIQDYGKFLYEKDKSDRAARKKQKIITIKEVKFSVTVDEHDYQTKKNQAVRFLGEGDKVKASLRFKGRQMAHRDLGYKIINRLIVDIGDAGQVEFMPRMEGTTLHAILAPSKKEAAPAKKPAPVAPVPSESAPVQA, from the coding sequence ATACAAACGCATAGCGAGCCGCAAAGCGCGCTGTGGAGGCGACTTATTCCACCGATTGATAAACGTTCCGCTAAGTCTTTCATCCGCACCAACGAACGTATCCGCGCACGCGAAGTTCGCGTCATCGACGAGAACGGCGAACAACTTGGCGTCATGGCTCCCTTCGAAGCCCTCAAGATGGCCCGCGAGCGTTCTCTCGATCTCGTAGAGATTTCTCCCAACGCCGTCCCCCCGGTCTGCAAGATCCAGGACTACGGCAAGTTCCTCTACGAGAAGGACAAAAGCGACCGCGCCGCCCGTAAGAAGCAGAAGATCATTACCATCAAAGAAGTTAAGTTCTCCGTCACCGTCGACGAGCACGACTACCAGACCAAGAAGAATCAGGCAGTCCGCTTCCTCGGCGAAGGCGATAAGGTCAAGGCGTCACTCCGTTTCAAGGGCCGCCAGATGGCCCACCGCGACCTCGGTTATAAGATCATTAACCGTCTTATCGTCGATATCGGAGACGCCGGCCAGGTTGAATTTATGCCTCGCATGGAAGGCACAACGCTGCACGCGATCCTTGCCCCATCTAAAAAGGAAGCCGCACCGGCAAAGAAGCCAGCCCCGGTCGCGCCAGTCCCCTCTGAATCTGCTCCAGTACAGGCCTGA
- a CDS encoding FMN-binding negative transcriptional regulator: protein MYIPRANEENRLEVLHDLIESHPLASLVTIGPSGLFASHLPMVLERKSATHGLLKAHLSRANKQWQDFRPEVEALAIFCGPEHYISPSWYPEKKETGKVVPTWNYAVVHVYGRLKVIEDPAWLLEHLNALTTANESAFPEPWQVGDAPADYVASLLKGIVGLELPIERIEGKWKASQNQPESNRAGVIDGLERLGTSESLAMKALIAAAKE, encoded by the coding sequence GTGTACATCCCCAGGGCTAATGAAGAGAACAGGCTCGAGGTTCTGCACGACCTGATCGAGTCGCATCCCCTGGCATCGCTGGTGACGATTGGGCCATCCGGTTTATTTGCTTCGCATTTGCCGATGGTGCTGGAACGCAAATCGGCGACGCATGGATTGCTGAAGGCGCATCTCTCGCGGGCAAACAAGCAGTGGCAGGACTTTCGGCCTGAGGTCGAGGCGCTGGCAATCTTCTGCGGCCCGGAGCATTACATCAGCCCATCGTGGTATCCGGAGAAGAAAGAGACCGGCAAGGTTGTGCCTACGTGGAACTATGCCGTTGTCCATGTCTATGGGCGTCTGAAGGTGATTGAAGACCCGGCGTGGCTCCTTGAGCATCTCAACGCGCTGACTACAGCTAATGAATCTGCATTCCCTGAGCCTTGGCAGGTCGGCGATGCGCCTGCGGATTATGTTGCATCGCTGCTGAAAGGAATTGTCGGGCTGGAGCTTCCTATCGAGCGCATCGAGGGCAAGTGGAAGGCCAGCCAGAACCAACCTGAGAGCAACCGCGCTGGGGTCATCGATGGGCTGGAGCGGCTGGGGACCTCTGAGAGTCTCGCGATGAAGGCGCTTATAGCCGCCGCAAAAGAGTAA
- a CDS encoding cell division protein ZapA codes for MEQTVEVPEQQAEVQSIAVEIYDQIYNLRGTDPAYIERLAHMVDAKMRAVCAHGGTVDSLRVAVLAALNIADELCTARQRQDVLAGSLSQSQVSMRSRAGSLAGLLDEVLEERKAG; via the coding sequence ATGGAACAGACAGTCGAAGTCCCGGAACAGCAGGCCGAAGTTCAGTCCATCGCCGTCGAGATCTACGATCAGATCTACAATCTGCGTGGAACCGACCCCGCGTACATCGAGCGACTGGCCCATATGGTCGACGCCAAGATGCGCGCCGTCTGCGCGCACGGCGGCACGGTCGATAGCCTGCGTGTGGCGGTGCTGGCAGCACTGAACATTGCCGACGAGCTGTGCACCGCACGGCAGCGCCAGGACGTGCTCGCCGGAAGCCTGTCGCAGTCGCAGGTGTCGATGCGCTCGCGCGCCGGGTCGCTGGCGGGACTGCTGGACGAGGTATTGGAAGAGCGCAAGGCCGGCTAA
- a CDS encoding universal stress protein: protein MFKKIAVAFDESPEAEHAFRSALDLAKLVAGELYLITVIENPPAYMSYVSAVAPDVPPLIKSQKRAFYEDLHSKARAAAERAGISLHSELIEGNEIDALLQGIDRLLPELLVVGLRRDPGGVSRYLGGTAHQLALHAKCDVLGVR, encoded by the coding sequence ATGTTCAAGAAGATTGCAGTTGCATTCGATGAATCACCGGAGGCGGAACACGCCTTTCGTTCGGCACTCGATCTGGCCAAACTCGTCGCCGGAGAGCTTTATCTCATCACTGTCATCGAGAACCCGCCCGCCTATATGAGCTACGTCTCTGCCGTCGCTCCCGACGTTCCGCCGCTGATCAAAAGCCAGAAGCGGGCCTTCTACGAGGACCTGCATAGCAAAGCCCGAGCGGCGGCAGAGCGGGCAGGCATCAGCCTTCATTCAGAGCTGATCGAAGGAAACGAGATCGATGCCCTGCTTCAGGGGATCGATCGGCTGCTGCCGGAGCTTCTGGTCGTCGGCCTTCGCCGCGACCCCGGAGGGGTCAGCCGTTACCTGGGCGGTACGGCCCACCAGTTGGCACTGCACGCGAAGTGCGATGTGCTGGGAGTTCGATAG
- a CDS encoding response regulator: MKRRILLVDDEVAVLLTLKAVLEISGFEVDTAASAKEGRSKLHTHEYQMVITDMRMESDAAGLEVIKAARAAAYQPAVALLTAFPAADEDWQEMGADKMLVKPMHTRVLLEQLEKLLISHESKLAKKANGQKAATKKTTKEAPAKKVPVKKAAAQKIPAKKAQAKSTAAKKTLVKAAAKKKPAAKKSSGKKQS, encoded by the coding sequence ATGAAACGTCGCATTTTACTGGTCGATGATGAGGTAGCCGTACTGCTGACTTTGAAGGCAGTGCTCGAGATCAGTGGATTTGAAGTGGATACGGCGGCTTCGGCGAAAGAAGGCCGGTCGAAGTTGCATACGCATGAGTACCAGATGGTCATTACAGATATGCGGATGGAGAGCGATGCCGCCGGTCTGGAGGTCATCAAAGCGGCGCGAGCGGCTGCGTATCAGCCTGCAGTGGCGCTGTTGACGGCGTTCCCGGCAGCGGACGAAGACTGGCAGGAGATGGGCGCGGACAAGATGCTGGTGAAGCCGATGCACACGCGCGTCCTGCTGGAGCAGCTTGAAAAGCTTCTGATCTCGCATGAAAGTAAGCTGGCAAAGAAAGCGAATGGGCAGAAGGCGGCAACCAAGAAGACGACCAAGGAGGCCCCGGCAAAGAAGGTGCCTGTGAAGAAGGCCGCAGCCCAGAAGATCCCGGCAAAGAAAGCTCAGGCCAAAAGTACCGCCGCGAAGAAGACTCTCGTAAAGGCAGCAGCAAAGAAAAAGCCAGCTGCGAAAAAGAGCTCAGGCAAGAAGCAAAGCTGA
- a CDS encoding phage holin family protein, with protein sequence MLRLFLHWILNAVALLIVSHFVEGFHVSSFISALIAVIVIGLFNATLGLFLKIITLPLGILTFGIFFLIINAVILWFSSKFVPGFAVTTFGAAFWGALALAVLHLLFGFIGLSRKKPS encoded by the coding sequence ATGCTCCGATTATTTCTGCACTGGATATTGAATGCCGTTGCCCTGCTGATCGTCTCGCACTTCGTCGAGGGATTTCACGTTAGCAGCTTCATCTCCGCGCTCATCGCAGTTATTGTCATCGGCCTCTTCAACGCGACGCTGGGACTCTTTCTCAAGATCATCACACTGCCGCTGGGCATTCTCACCTTCGGCATCTTCTTCCTGATCATCAATGCGGTGATTCTCTGGTTCTCCAGCAAGTTCGTGCCGGGCTTTGCCGTGACCACCTTCGGCGCAGCATTTTGGGGCGCGCTCGCTCTCGCCGTGCTGCACCTGCTGTTCGGTTTCATCGGCCTCTCCAGGAAAAAGCCCTCCTAG
- the pheT gene encoding phenylalanine--tRNA ligase subunit beta, translating to MKILTSWLRSYLPSLSVSDRQLADDLTLRGIAVEGVHDLGEGNGHLFEMDITTNRVDAMNHYGIAREAATIYNLPLAPLETALPAATAGAKAFPVRIEAPELCGRFTARVLRGVTIAPSAGRIAEYFNLLGQKQISNAVDASNFVLLGMGHPTHAFDLDKIEGGIVVRLAHKGEKLRLLDGTERTLEADDLVVADEKKALALAGVMGGWDSMITAETKNILVEAAWFDPASIRRSSRRHMLHTDASHRFERGADFNAAPVANALVSRLILESGGQVEGELVDVVVPAAAAKTVDRAPIALSVSQVQRHLGTTIAPEGITKEIVARYLAALGCELTATSDDAFAAKLPSWRLDLEREIDLIEEVARVYGYNGFANTLPTPGIVIAHPTAAAEAAVRERLLALGFSESISSTFASQTDSDLFGTAGKGTVAMENPLSEEAALLRPSLVPGMLTMLAHNLNRDVPTVRLFEQGAIFTGGTKEVAESASLSLGLTGASGASSLHTAADTPIFELKGAIESLLSLFAGGEVAFAADAPNWLQAGRSATALLDGQPVAQFGELAASEMARRKLRQPVYLAQIDLAKLYTLPLRQVTAREISRFQAVERDFSFTFPDSMQWQTIAAAIRALGIPELQKLAPTEIFRDAKGKSVPPGFYAILLKCVFQSNERTLREDELTTWWSDIIAALTKLGGTIRAPGL from the coding sequence ATGAAGATTCTTACAAGCTGGCTCCGCTCTTACCTGCCCTCACTTTCGGTCTCTGACCGGCAACTGGCCGATGACCTGACGCTTCGCGGTATCGCTGTCGAAGGCGTACATGACCTTGGCGAAGGCAATGGCCATCTGTTCGAGATGGACATCACGACCAACCGCGTCGATGCAATGAACCACTATGGCATCGCGCGAGAGGCAGCGACGATCTACAACCTGCCGCTGGCTCCGCTGGAGACGGCGCTGCCTGCTGCGACGGCAGGCGCGAAGGCTTTTCCAGTGCGGATTGAGGCGCCGGAGCTTTGCGGACGATTTACAGCTCGGGTGCTGCGCGGTGTGACTATTGCTCCGAGCGCAGGCCGAATCGCAGAATACTTCAACCTGCTGGGGCAGAAGCAGATCTCGAATGCTGTGGACGCGAGCAACTTCGTGCTGCTGGGGATGGGGCATCCCACCCATGCTTTCGATCTGGACAAGATTGAGGGCGGCATCGTGGTTCGTCTGGCGCACAAGGGCGAGAAGCTGCGGCTGCTGGACGGAACCGAGCGGACGCTCGAGGCCGACGATCTGGTCGTGGCCGATGAGAAGAAGGCGCTCGCGCTGGCAGGCGTGATGGGCGGCTGGGACTCCATGATTACGGCGGAGACGAAGAACATTCTGGTGGAGGCAGCGTGGTTCGATCCGGCGAGCATTCGGCGCAGCTCTCGGCGGCATATGCTGCACACCGATGCCTCACACCGGTTTGAGAGGGGCGCGGACTTCAATGCCGCTCCTGTGGCGAATGCGCTTGTGTCGCGGCTGATTCTCGAGAGCGGCGGACAAGTTGAGGGCGAGTTGGTTGATGTGGTGGTTCCAGCGGCTGCGGCGAAGACCGTTGATCGTGCGCCGATTGCGCTTTCGGTCAGTCAGGTGCAGCGGCATCTGGGAACGACGATCGCTCCCGAGGGAATCACGAAGGAGATTGTGGCACGGTATCTGGCGGCGCTCGGCTGTGAGCTGACGGCGACGTCTGACGATGCGTTTGCGGCAAAGCTGCCGAGTTGGCGACTCGATCTGGAGCGTGAGATCGACCTGATCGAAGAGGTAGCGCGGGTTTACGGCTACAACGGGTTTGCGAATACTCTGCCAACTCCGGGTATTGTGATTGCGCATCCTACCGCTGCTGCGGAGGCCGCGGTGCGCGAGCGGCTGCTGGCGCTGGGCTTCAGCGAGTCGATCTCGAGCACGTTTGCCTCGCAGACGGATAGCGATTTGTTTGGCACGGCCGGTAAAGGCACGGTCGCGATGGAAAATCCTCTGTCCGAAGAGGCAGCGCTGCTGCGGCCTTCGTTGGTACCGGGCATGTTGACCATGCTGGCGCATAATCTGAACCGCGATGTGCCGACGGTGAGGTTGTTTGAACAGGGCGCGATCTTTACCGGAGGCACGAAAGAAGTTGCCGAGTCAGCCTCGCTTTCGTTGGGGCTGACGGGAGCGTCTGGCGCGAGTTCGTTACACACGGCGGCTGACACCCCCATATTTGAGCTGAAGGGCGCGATTGAGTCCCTGCTCTCGCTGTTTGCAGGCGGCGAGGTTGCGTTTGCGGCAGACGCACCGAATTGGTTGCAAGCGGGACGCAGCGCTACGGCGTTGCTTGATGGTCAACCTGTGGCTCAGTTTGGAGAACTCGCCGCTTCGGAGATGGCCCGACGCAAGCTGCGGCAGCCGGTCTATCTAGCGCAGATCGACCTCGCAAAGCTGTATACGCTTCCGCTGCGACAGGTAACAGCACGGGAGATCTCGCGGTTTCAGGCCGTGGAGCGCGACTTCTCGTTTACCTTTCCCGACTCGATGCAGTGGCAGACGATCGCCGCGGCGATCCGCGCGCTGGGGATTCCCGAGTTGCAGAAGCTCGCTCCGACCGAGATCTTCCGGGATGCCAAGGGCAAGTCAGTACCTCCGGGTTTCTACGCAATCCTGTTGAAGTGCGTCTTCCAGTCGAACGAGCGCACGCTGCGGGAGGATGAGCTGACGACATGGTGGAGCGATATTATCGCGGCACTGACCAAGCTGGGCGGAACGATTCGCGCTCCAGGGCTTTAA
- a CDS encoding pyridoxamine 5'-phosphate oxidase family protein — translation MAKQFERIELLHRQFIERQRIFFNASAAAEGHVNVSPRDNAALRVLTTNTVVYLDRTGSGNETAAHLLANGRLTLMFCAFEGPPLILRLYGQGRIVPRRSTEYADLLASEFENTEPPGTRQMVWLDVDLVQTSCGFGVPLYDYVGERDQLTSWAEAKGEEGLEEYWHLKNERSIDGFPTGLFEETPSR, via the coding sequence GTGGCGAAACAGTTTGAGCGGATCGAACTGCTCCACCGCCAATTCATCGAAAGGCAGCGGATCTTCTTCAATGCCTCGGCTGCGGCGGAAGGGCATGTCAACGTCTCGCCGCGGGATAATGCGGCCCTCCGCGTCCTGACGACCAACACTGTGGTCTATCTCGACCGCACGGGCAGCGGCAATGAGACTGCCGCTCACCTGTTAGCCAACGGCCGGCTGACGTTGATGTTCTGCGCGTTTGAAGGGCCGCCGCTGATTCTTCGGCTGTATGGGCAAGGACGCATCGTGCCGCGCCGCAGCACGGAGTATGCCGATCTGCTGGCCTCTGAGTTTGAGAACACAGAGCCGCCGGGAACGCGGCAGATGGTTTGGTTGGATGTCGATCTGGTGCAGACCTCATGCGGCTTCGGAGTACCGCTATACGACTACGTGGGCGAACGCGACCAGCTCACCAGCTGGGCTGAGGCCAAGGGTGAAGAGGGGCTTGAGGAGTACTGGCACCTGAAAAATGAGCGCAGCATCGACGGGTTTCCGACCGGGCTATTTGAGGAGACACCTTCCCGGTAG
- a CDS encoding prolipoprotein diacylglyceryl transferase has protein sequence MHPTLLHFGHITLPTFGVLAALGLMAGLALSLRTAVSAGLSPDRLWNAGLFVLLSAFVLSRVLLIVLYLHAFLTYPILLLAVPSLTPLGILLTGIVTVLYLRVRRLPLLATLDAWAPCATLVWAFLALGHFAEGSDPGLVTKLPWGRPMIAGGIPLHPVALYAAMVAVLLTGVLLLHLRRRRRRGDTAAFALAAVGIAQFLLTFLRQPDPSVETLGNLLDPIQWVAIGMIVAAGIIWLWPRKLVFDAV, from the coding sequence GTGCATCCCACCCTTCTCCACTTCGGCCACATTACTCTCCCAACCTTCGGCGTTCTAGCCGCTCTGGGGCTAATGGCCGGGTTGGCGCTCAGCCTGCGTACAGCGGTGTCTGCAGGGCTTAGCCCTGACCGGCTTTGGAACGCGGGGCTCTTCGTGCTGCTTTCAGCGTTCGTGCTCTCGCGGGTGTTGCTCATCGTGCTGTACCTGCACGCGTTCCTGACCTACCCTATTCTTTTGCTGGCAGTGCCGTCGCTTACCCCTCTGGGGATACTGCTGACGGGTATCGTCACGGTGCTGTATCTGCGGGTACGACGGCTTCCGCTGCTGGCGACGCTGGATGCGTGGGCTCCATGCGCTACGCTGGTCTGGGCGTTTCTTGCGCTGGGACACTTTGCCGAGGGCAGCGATCCCGGACTGGTAACTAAGCTGCCGTGGGGCAGGCCGATGATCGCGGGAGGAATTCCTCTCCATCCGGTGGCCTTGTATGCTGCGATGGTGGCGGTGTTGCTGACGGGGGTGCTTTTGCTCCATCTGCGACGACGGCGCAGGCGCGGCGATACGGCTGCTTTTGCGCTGGCTGCCGTAGGGATTGCACAGTTTTTGCTGACGTTTCTACGCCAGCCTGATCCTTCGGTCGAGACGCTCGGCAATCTTCTCGATCCGATTCAATGGGTTGCCATAGGAATGATCGTCGCGGCTGGAATCATCTGGCTGTGGCCAAGAAAGCTGGTATTCGATGCCGTCTAA
- a CDS encoding RluA family pseudouridine synthase codes for MPSKHMLPKGQRRRSVKAEYRATRGVEEVAPPPVPMLDIEDEAEDGIRTFTADVAAAGLRLDQYLAQAIPDISRARVQLLIDNGQVRVDGQAAKPKHKLHGGESIEIDGAPHPPPLHAIPEDIPLDVLYEDKYLAVINKPAGMMVHAGSGASEDARNRGTLVNALLFHFAKLSDIGGELRPGIVHRLDKQTSGIIVVAKDDSTHRKLGEMFSERQVAKTYIALVHGNLAKDETTVNLPIARDLVRRIRMTTRRADGRPAVSHVKVVERIKSDYGLFTLVEVRIETGRTHQIRVHMQSLGHPVVGDSLYGAPHRIGGGETALSLERNFLHAAHLAFTHPQSKKAMDIQAPLPIELETFLAKIRTGFGGVE; via the coding sequence ATGCCGTCTAAACATATGTTGCCAAAAGGCCAACGGCGGCGCTCCGTCAAAGCGGAGTACCGGGCCACACGCGGCGTCGAAGAGGTTGCACCGCCACCGGTGCCGATGCTCGACATCGAAGATGAGGCCGAGGATGGCATTCGCACCTTCACGGCAGACGTAGCAGCCGCGGGACTGCGGCTTGACCAGTATCTGGCGCAGGCGATTCCCGACATCAGTCGGGCGCGAGTGCAGCTTCTTATCGACAATGGCCAAGTGCGCGTCGACGGGCAGGCCGCCAAACCAAAGCACAAATTGCATGGCGGCGAGTCCATCGAGATCGATGGCGCACCGCATCCTCCGCCGCTTCATGCGATTCCTGAAGATATTCCGCTGGATGTGTTGTACGAAGACAAGTATCTGGCAGTCATCAATAAACCAGCGGGCATGATGGTCCATGCAGGTTCGGGTGCAAGTGAGGACGCGCGGAATCGCGGCACGCTGGTCAATGCCCTGCTCTTTCACTTTGCAAAGCTCTCAGACATAGGCGGCGAACTGCGGCCCGGCATCGTGCACCGGCTGGACAAACAGACCAGTGGCATTATCGTTGTGGCGAAGGATGACAGCACCCATCGCAAGCTGGGAGAGATGTTCTCCGAGCGCCAGGTTGCCAAGACCTACATCGCTCTGGTTCACGGCAACCTTGCGAAGGACGAGACGACCGTGAATCTGCCGATTGCTCGGGATCTGGTTCGCCGCATACGGATGACGACACGGCGAGCGGATGGACGCCCGGCTGTCTCGCATGTAAAGGTGGTGGAGCGCATCAAGTCAGACTACGGGCTGTTCACGCTGGTCGAGGTGCGCATCGAGACCGGGCGGACGCACCAGATTCGCGTCCATATGCAGTCGCTGGGGCATCCGGTGGTGGGCGACAGCCTCTATGGCGCACCGCACCGCATTGGCGGTGGCGAGACCGCGCTATCGTTGGAGCGAAATTTTCTTCACGCGGCGCATCTGGCCTTTACCCACCCTCAAAGTAAGAAGGCAATGGACATACAGGCTCCTCTTCCTATCGAATTGGAGACCTTTCTGGCAAAGATTCGGACGGGTTTTGGCGGAGTTGAGTAA